One genomic segment of Actinomycetota bacterium includes these proteins:
- a CDS encoding dihydroorotase, with protein sequence MSQYLLKDVSVVGGAPTDVLINDGVIADIGAGLNASEATVIDGSGTIALPGLVDLHTHLRQPGKEEAETVLSGSRAAAAGGFTSVHAMANTNPVADTAGVVEQVWRLGNEAGLVDVRPVGAVTRGLEGSALAELGAMADSPAQVRVFSDDGKCVHDPVIMRRALEYVKAFDGVIAQHAQEPKLTEDSQMNEGIISGQLGLRGWPAVAEEAIIARDVLLADHVGARLHICHLSTAGSVEIVRWAKSRGINVTAEVTPHHLILTDELVTSYNPLFKVNPPLRTQADVEAVRAGLADGTIDIVATDHAPHPTQDKDCEWSAAAFGMTGLETALQVVHASMVKTGLLTWEQVADRMSYAPAQIGRVATQGQPLVAGAPANIVIFNPNTEVIINAADSVSASRNTPFAGYTLPGKVEATFFAGRPTVLDGKLV encoded by the coding sequence CGGTGCTGGTTTGAATGCGAGTGAAGCCACGGTGATTGATGGCTCTGGCACTATCGCACTGCCTGGCCTAGTCGATCTGCACACGCACTTGCGCCAACCAGGCAAGGAAGAGGCCGAAACCGTGCTCAGCGGTTCACGCGCCGCCGCAGCCGGTGGTTTCACCAGCGTGCATGCCATGGCCAACACCAACCCAGTTGCCGACACGGCTGGTGTGGTCGAGCAAGTTTGGCGCCTCGGTAACGAAGCTGGACTGGTTGATGTGCGACCAGTTGGCGCAGTCACTCGAGGACTTGAAGGTAGCGCACTGGCTGAACTTGGTGCGATGGCCGACAGCCCCGCGCAGGTACGAGTGTTCAGTGACGACGGTAAGTGTGTGCACGACCCAGTCATCATGCGTCGCGCACTTGAGTACGTGAAAGCATTTGATGGCGTCATCGCTCAGCACGCGCAGGAACCAAAACTTACTGAAGATTCGCAGATGAACGAGGGCATCATCTCGGGCCAACTCGGATTGCGCGGCTGGCCAGCCGTTGCTGAAGAGGCCATCATCGCTCGCGACGTACTTCTGGCAGACCATGTCGGTGCACGCCTACACATCTGCCACTTATCAACCGCAGGCAGTGTCGAGATTGTCCGCTGGGCTAAGAGTCGCGGTATTAACGTAACGGCTGAAGTTACCCCGCATCACCTCATCCTGACCGACGAACTTGTCACTTCATACAACCCTTTGTTCAAGGTCAATCCACCGCTGCGCACCCAGGCTGATGTTGAAGCGGTCCGAGCAGGCTTGGCTGATGGCACCATCGACATTGTCGCTACCGACCATGCTCCTCATCCAACCCAAGATAAGGATTGTGAATGGAGTGCCGCGGCCTTCGGTATGACTGGACTGGAAACAGCACTCCAGGTTGTGCACGCTTCGATGGTGAAAACCGGCCTGTTGACTTGGGAGCAAGTTGCCGATCGAATGTCTTATGCTCCTGCGCAAATTGGTCGGGTTGCCACTCAAGGACAACCGCTTGTGGCAGGAGCTCCGGCAAACATCGTTATCTTTAATCCGAACACAGAAGTCATTATCAACGCTGCAGATTCTGTTAGTGCAAGTAGAAACACCCCGTTCGCTGGCTACACTTTGCCCGGAAAAGTTGAAGCAACTTTTTTTGCGGGTAGGCCAACAGTGCTAGATGGA